One Candidatus Ornithobacterium hominis genomic region harbors:
- a CDS encoding NAD-dependent epimerase/dehydratase family protein, whose amino-acid sequence MRILITGGAGYIGYSLVQSLDKNESVTKITVFDNLYKKNFNFFTQGENLNKTIFAKGDILNIYELEKVVKNQDIVIHLAAHVDSPFNYQDNYKYEQVNHYGTVVLFNLLEKFPPQKVIFASSAAVYGFKQNVTENTPPEPMNYYGSSKLNAENYLKILEKKSQIYLLRLGNVFGYNPMLRMDSVINKLMMEALIYKKIKIYGNGNQIRPFIHLPSLIENLQQFIFGNKESGVYNLVEFNQNMNEIRDFLIEGNSDLEFVYLNSNQEVKSLEMFSEKMKIKANPAEKLALAYQEFEKNVRIF is encoded by the coding sequence CTGTTACAAAAATCACCGTTTTTGATAATTTGTACAAAAAGAATTTCAATTTCTTCACACAAGGTGAAAATTTGAATAAAACAATATTTGCAAAAGGTGATATTCTGAATATTTATGAGTTAGAAAAAGTGGTGAAGAATCAAGATATTGTGATTCATTTGGCGGCTCATGTGGATTCTCCGTTCAATTACCAAGACAATTATAAATATGAGCAAGTAAACCATTACGGGACAGTGGTTTTGTTCAATTTATTAGAAAAATTCCCACCCCAAAAAGTGATTTTTGCCAGTTCTGCAGCCGTGTACGGATTCAAGCAAAATGTTACCGAAAATACACCACCAGAACCCATGAATTATTATGGCTCTTCTAAATTAAATGCCGAAAATTATTTAAAAATTTTAGAAAAAAAATCACAAATATATCTCTTGCGTTTGGGTAATGTTTTTGGCTATAATCCGATGCTGAGAATGGATTCTGTAATCAATAAATTGATGATGGAGGCATTGATTTACAAAAAAATCAAAATTTACGGCAACGGAAATCAAATAAGACCATTCATTCACCTACCTTCTTTGATTGAAAATTTACAGCAGTTTATTTTCGGGAACAAGGAAAGTGGTGTTTACAATTTGGTGGAATTCAACCAAAATATGAATGAAATCAGAGATTTTTTGATAGAGGGAAATTCAGATTTGGAGTTTGTTTACCTGAATTCAAATCAAGAAGTTAAATCGCTAGAAATGTTCTCAGAAAAGATGAAAATAAAAGCCAACCCAGCTGAAAAATTAGCTTTGGCGTATCAGGAATTTGAGAAAAATGTGAGAATTTTTTAA